A single Paracoccus pantotrophus DNA region contains:
- the ade gene encoding adenine deaminase — MLKPWIEAQARLVEVAAGRAPADLVIRGGQWVNVHSREVIPGIDVAVADGRVAYVGPDAGPSVGPDTQVIEAEGRYMVPGLIDAHMHVESGMLTPAGFAAAVIPHGTTTIFHDPHEIANVLGLEGVRLMRDESLLQPISMFTQMPSCAPSAPGLETTGQPITEGEVAQAMGWEGIVGLGEMMNFPGVAAGDRQMLAEIAATRAAGKTVGGHYASPDLGRPFHAYVAGGANDDHETTTEAQGIARVRQGMGCMMRLGSAWYDVESQITAITEKGLDPRFFILCTDDSHSGTLVHDGHMNRVVRHAIDCGCDPLVAIQMATINAAQHFGLERELGSITPGRRADVILASDLRSLPIEAVIAQGRLVAEGGKLLVDCPRIAWPDEARNSVHLGRSLAGADFALRAMGDSARVRVIGVVENQAPTRALTADLPIRDGVIEAEGETCHIALVERHRATGGVVNGFVSGFGYRGRMAVASTVAHDSHHMIVVGTDRDSMAAAANHLGRIGGGVTVFRDGAELATVALPIAGLMSDRPAEEVAEAAQGIVRAMQDCGCRLNNAYMQHSLLALVVIPELRISDLGIVDVTRFELVDLLV; from the coding sequence ATGTTGAAACCGTGGATCGAGGCGCAGGCGCGGCTGGTCGAGGTGGCGGCGGGGCGGGCGCCCGCCGATCTGGTCATCCGGGGCGGGCAATGGGTCAATGTCCACAGCCGCGAGGTGATCCCCGGCATCGACGTGGCCGTGGCGGACGGCCGGGTGGCCTATGTCGGGCCGGATGCCGGGCCGTCCGTGGGGCCCGACACGCAGGTGATCGAGGCCGAGGGCCGCTACATGGTTCCCGGCCTGATCGACGCGCATATGCATGTCGAATCGGGGATGCTGACGCCCGCGGGCTTTGCCGCCGCAGTGATCCCGCATGGCACCACGACCATCTTCCACGACCCGCACGAGATCGCCAATGTGCTGGGCCTCGAAGGCGTGCGGCTGATGCGCGACGAATCGCTGCTCCAGCCGATCAGCATGTTCACGCAGATGCCCAGCTGCGCGCCCTCGGCGCCCGGTCTGGAAACCACCGGCCAGCCGATCACCGAGGGCGAGGTGGCGCAGGCCATGGGCTGGGAGGGCATCGTCGGCCTGGGCGAGATGATGAACTTTCCCGGCGTTGCCGCCGGCGACCGGCAGATGCTGGCCGAGATCGCCGCCACCCGCGCCGCCGGCAAGACGGTGGGTGGGCATTACGCCAGCCCCGACCTGGGCCGGCCCTTCCACGCCTATGTCGCCGGCGGCGCCAATGACGACCACGAGACCACGACCGAGGCGCAGGGCATCGCCCGCGTGCGCCAGGGCATGGGCTGCATGATGCGGCTGGGCTCGGCCTGGTATGACGTGGAAAGCCAGATCACCGCGATCACCGAAAAGGGGCTCGACCCGCGCTTCTTCATCCTGTGTACCGATGACAGCCATTCCGGCACGCTGGTCCATGACGGGCACATGAATCGGGTGGTGCGCCATGCCATCGACTGCGGCTGCGACCCGCTGGTGGCGATCCAGATGGCGACGATCAACGCGGCGCAGCATTTCGGGCTGGAGCGCGAGCTGGGCAGCATCACGCCGGGGCGGCGGGCGGACGTGATCCTGGCCTCGGACCTGCGCAGCCTGCCCATCGAGGCGGTGATCGCGCAGGGGCGGCTGGTCGCCGAAGGCGGCAAGCTGCTGGTCGATTGCCCGCGCATCGCCTGGCCCGATGAGGCGCGCAATTCGGTGCATCTGGGGCGCAGCCTTGCCGGGGCGGATTTCGCCCTGCGCGCCATGGGCGACAGCGCGCGGGTGCGGGTGATCGGCGTGGTCGAGAACCAGGCCCCGACCCGCGCGCTGACCGCCGATCTGCCGATCCGCGACGGCGTGATCGAGGCCGAGGGCGAGACCTGCCATATCGCGCTGGTCGAACGCCACCGGGCGACGGGCGGCGTGGTGAACGGCTTCGTCTCGGGCTTCGGCTATCGGGGCCGGATGGCGGTGGCCTCGACCGTGGCGCATGACAGCCATCACATGATCGTCGTCGGCACGGATCGCGACAGCATGGCGGCGGCGGCGAACCATCTGGGCCGGATCGGCGGCGGCGTCACCGTGTTCCGCGACGGTGCAGAACTGGCGACCGTGGCGCTGCCCATCGCCGGGCTGATGTCCGACCGCCCGGCCGAGGAGGTGGCCGAGGCCGCGCAGGGGATCGTCAGGGCGATGCAGGATTGCGGCTGCCGGCTCAACAACGCCTATATGCAGCATTCGCTGCTGGCGCTGGTGGTGATCCCCGAACTGCGCATCTCGGATCTGGGCATCGTCGACGTGACCCGGTTCGAACTGGTCGATCTGCTGGTCTAG
- a CDS encoding sulfite exporter TauE/SafE family protein, protein MFGLDPFHFWTAITITLFSGFVKGAIGFAMPMIMLAALGSFLPAQQAVAAVILPVLVTNIRQALRDGWRPAWQATRDWRWHVGMVVLFIPVSAFFATRVPQWLMYALIGLPITGFALWQILGRSLVLPVHHRRRMEIATGVTGGLIGGISGIWGPPLLVLLLSLHVPKAEQMRVQGVVFFIGAAVLTLSHLQSGLLNARTLPFSAILVVPALVGMGLGYLAHDRLDAARFRRWTLILLALTGANLLRRALELAGPAV, encoded by the coding sequence ATGTTCGGCCTCGATCCCTTTCATTTCTGGACCGCCATCACGATCACGCTGTTTTCCGGCTTCGTGAAGGGCGCCATCGGCTTTGCCATGCCGATGATCATGCTGGCGGCGCTGGGGTCCTTTCTGCCCGCGCAGCAGGCGGTCGCCGCGGTGATCCTGCCGGTGCTGGTGACGAACATCCGCCAGGCCCTGCGCGACGGCTGGCGCCCGGCCTGGCAGGCGACGCGGGACTGGCGCTGGCATGTCGGCATGGTGGTGCTGTTCATCCCGGTCAGCGCCTTTTTCGCGACACGGGTGCCGCAATGGCTGATGTATGCGCTGATCGGCTTGCCGATCACGGGTTTCGCGCTGTGGCAGATCCTGGGGCGCAGCCTGGTCCTGCCGGTGCATCACCGCCGCCGCATGGAGATCGCGACCGGCGTGACCGGCGGGCTGATCGGCGGCATTTCCGGCATCTGGGGGCCGCCGCTGCTGGTGCTGCTCTTGTCGCTGCACGTGCCCAAGGCGGAGCAGATGCGGGTGCAGGGGGTGGTGTTCTTCATCGGCGCGGCGGTGCTGACGCTTTCGCATCTGCAATCGGGGCTGCTGAACGCCCGGACCCTGCCGTTTTCGGCGATCCTTGTCGTCCCGGCGCTGGTCGGCATGGGGCTGGGCTATCTGGCGCATGACCGGCTGGACGCGGCGCGGTTCCGGCGCTGGACGCTGATCCTGCTGGCGCTGACCGGCGCCAACCTGCTGCGCCGTGCGCTGGAGCTTGCAGGCCCGGCGGTGTAA
- the recO gene encoding DNA repair protein RecO has product MEWSGEASVMARQRHGESAAILTVLTQEAGLLRGLVPGGASARRAAMLQPGNRVSLRWRARLEDQLGTFAVEPARARPGLLAGADALAGVNAVTALLTFALPERDPHPRLAAATEALLDLMDAGGDWAEAYLRWEMRLLDELGFGLDLTRCAVTGSREGLAYVSPRSGRAVSAQAAGDWAPRLLPLPAMLGGRGNGGIEDALALTGHFLQARLAESHAGKPLPPARARLVARLTAPRPASGS; this is encoded by the coding sequence ATGGAATGGAGCGGCGAGGCCAGCGTGATGGCGCGGCAAAGGCACGGCGAAAGCGCCGCGATCCTGACCGTGCTGACACAAGAGGCGGGGTTGCTGCGCGGGTTGGTGCCGGGCGGGGCCAGCGCCAGGCGGGCCGCCATGCTGCAGCCGGGCAACCGGGTCAGCCTGCGCTGGCGGGCGCGGCTGGAGGATCAGCTGGGCACCTTTGCCGTCGAGCCGGCGCGGGCGCGGCCCGGCCTGCTGGCCGGGGCCGATGCGCTGGCCGGGGTGAACGCCGTCACCGCGCTTCTGACCTTTGCCCTGCCCGAGCGCGACCCCCATCCCCGCCTGGCCGCCGCGACCGAGGCGCTCCTGGACCTGATGGACGCGGGCGGGGACTGGGCCGAGGCCTATCTGCGCTGGGAGATGCGGCTTCTGGACGAGCTGGGCTTCGGGCTGGACCTGACCCGCTGCGCGGTGACGGGATCGCGCGAGGGGCTGGCCTATGTCAGCCCGCGCTCGGGCCGGGCGGTTTCGGCCCAGGCGGCAGGGGATTGGGCACCGCGGCTCTTGCCGCTGCCCGCCATGCTGGGCGGGCGCGGCAATGGCGGGATCGAGGACGCGCTGGCCCTGACCGGGCATTTCCTGCAAGCGCGGCTGGCCGAGAGCCATGCGGGCAAGCCCCTGCCGCCCGCACGCGCCCGGCTGGTCGCCCGGCTTACTGCGCCGCGGCCCGCCAGCGGATCGTGA
- a CDS encoding glutamate--cysteine ligase, producing the protein MSIPQQGGGPIERPEQLVEYIASGEKPRESWRIGTEHEKFGYRHADLMPLPYEAAPGQPSVKAMLEGLQARFGWTPVLEAGHIIGLERDGANVSLEPGGQLELSGAPLETIHQTCDEVNQHLAEVRAVADDLGAGFIGLGAAPVWTQEQMPMMPKGRYRLMTDYMGRVGTLGTQMMYRTCTVQVNLDFASEADMVQKLRVALALQPVANALFANSPFLDGKPNGWKSWRAHIWQNLDAARTGMLPFAFEDGFGYKAWVDYVLDVPMYFVYRDGKYIDALGQSFRDFLAGRLPALPGEIPTLSDWADHLTTVFPEARVKKFIEMRGADGGPWRRLCALPALWVGLLYDASALDAAWDLVKGWDAETRESWRQGAGLRALDAEVDGMKMRDLAREVLAISEAGLKARARTGSGGLVPDETHFLNTLKESVETGRVPADELLGKYHGEWAGDLNRIYAEYSY; encoded by the coding sequence ATGTCCATTCCCCAACAGGGCGGCGGCCCGATCGAGCGTCCCGAACAACTGGTCGAATACATCGCCTCGGGCGAAAAGCCGCGGGAAAGCTGGCGGATCGGCACCGAGCACGAGAAATTCGGCTATCGCCATGCCGACCTGATGCCCCTGCCCTACGAGGCCGCGCCCGGCCAACCCTCGGTCAAGGCCATGCTGGAGGGATTGCAGGCCCGCTTCGGCTGGACCCCGGTGCTGGAGGCCGGCCATATCATCGGGCTGGAACGCGACGGCGCCAATGTCAGCCTGGAGCCGGGCGGACAACTGGAACTGTCCGGCGCGCCGCTGGAGACCATCCACCAGACCTGCGACGAGGTGAACCAGCACCTGGCCGAGGTCAGGGCCGTCGCCGACGATCTGGGTGCAGGCTTCATCGGCCTGGGCGCCGCGCCGGTCTGGACACAGGAGCAGATGCCGATGATGCCCAAGGGGCGCTACCGGCTGATGACCGATTACATGGGCCGGGTCGGCACGCTGGGCACGCAGATGATGTATCGCACCTGCACGGTGCAGGTGAACCTGGACTTCGCCTCGGAAGCCGACATGGTGCAGAAGCTGCGCGTGGCGCTGGCGCTGCAGCCGGTGGCGAATGCGCTTTTCGCCAATTCGCCCTTCCTCGACGGCAAGCCGAACGGCTGGAAAAGCTGGCGCGCGCATATCTGGCAGAACCTCGACGCCGCGCGGACCGGCATGCTGCCCTTTGCCTTCGAGGACGGGTTCGGCTACAAGGCTTGGGTCGATTACGTGCTCGATGTGCCGATGTATTTCGTCTATCGCGACGGCAAATACATCGACGCGCTGGGGCAGAGCTTCCGCGATTTCCTGGCCGGCCGCCTGCCGGCGCTGCCGGGCGAGATCCCGACGCTGTCGGATTGGGCCGACCACCTGACCACGGTTTTCCCCGAGGCGCGGGTCAAGAAATTCATCGAGATGCGCGGCGCCGACGGCGGCCCCTGGCGACGGCTCTGCGCCCTGCCGGCGCTGTGGGTCGGGCTGCTATACGACGCCTCGGCGCTGGATGCGGCTTGGGATCTGGTCAAGGGCTGGGACGCCGAGACGCGCGAATCCTGGCGGCAGGGCGCGGGCCTGCGGGCGCTGGATGCCGAGGTGGACGGCATGAAGATGCGCGATCTGGCACGCGAGGTGCTGGCGATTTCCGAGGCCGGGCTCAAGGCGCGGGCGCGGACCGGCTCGGGCGGGCTGGTCCCGGACGAGACGCATTTCCTGAACACGCTGAAGGAAAGCGTCGAGACCGGCAGGGTGCCGGCCGACGAGCTGCTGGGGAAATACCACGGCGAATGGGCGGGCGACCTGAACCGGATCTATGCCGAATATTCCTATTGA
- a CDS encoding extracellular solute-binding protein, with translation MRFFKFANESAIWRRIALCLCVASMPLASLAEPRHAIAMYGEPALPAGFTHLPYANPQAPKGGTIRLAETGTFDSLNPWILMGNPVWPIFTQPGLVAESLMMRSIDEPFTLYGLLAESVETDADRTWVEFTLRPEARFSDGTPVTIEDVMWSYEVLGTKGHPRYTAVWSKVETMEQTGPRSVRFTFNAADRELSMLMGMRPILKKAQWQGRDFGRSSLMVPIGSGPYVIDKVDPGRAITFRRNPDYWGRDLAVSRGLHNFDVIRYDYFGDASAMFEAFKAGEIDVWRELVAARWERNFDFPAMREGRMVKSEIAHGRPSGIMGLVMNTRNPLFADWRVRQAMIEAFNYRFINMTLTGGKDPRITSYFANSDLAMQPGPATGREAELLAPFADQLPPGTIEGYALPEGGERAIDRKGIRAALDLLGEAGWTVQEGELRDAEGRPFSFEILLNQSGSAMRTSAEMRQIVDIFVQSLRNLGIRPTVTQLDAAQYVERTNNYQFDMTWYERGLSLSPGNEQRLYWGREGVAKPGSRNWMGMDSPAAETMIAEMGHARTHEDFVAAVRALDRILTAGRYVIPVSYSRISRLAHRADLDYPENTPLYGDWPGFMPETWWQEERK, from the coding sequence ATGCGATTCTTCAAGTTTGCTAACGAATCCGCGATCTGGCGGCGAATCGCCCTGTGCCTGTGTGTTGCATCCATGCCGCTGGCAAGCCTTGCCGAGCCCCGGCATGCCATTGCAATGTATGGAGAACCTGCGCTGCCGGCGGGCTTCACCCACCTGCCCTATGCCAACCCGCAAGCGCCCAAGGGCGGCACGATTCGCCTGGCCGAGACGGGCACCTTCGATTCGCTCAACCCCTGGATCCTGATGGGCAACCCGGTCTGGCCGATCTTCACCCAGCCGGGTCTGGTGGCCGAGTCGCTGATGATGCGCTCGATCGACGAGCCCTTCACGCTCTACGGCCTGCTGGCCGAAAGCGTCGAGACCGATGCCGACCGGACATGGGTCGAATTCACCCTGCGCCCCGAGGCGCGCTTCTCGGACGGCACGCCCGTGACCATCGAGGACGTGATGTGGTCCTATGAGGTGCTGGGGACCAAGGGGCATCCGCGCTATACCGCCGTCTGGTCCAAGGTCGAGACCATGGAACAGACCGGCCCGCGCTCGGTCCGCTTCACCTTCAACGCCGCCGACCGCGAGCTTTCCATGCTGATGGGCATGCGGCCGATCCTGAAGAAGGCGCAATGGCAGGGGCGCGATTTCGGCCGGTCCAGCCTGATGGTGCCCATCGGCTCGGGCCCCTATGTCATCGACAAGGTCGATCCGGGCCGCGCCATCACCTTCCGCCGCAACCCGGACTATTGGGGCCGCGACCTGGCGGTCAGCCGCGGGCTGCATAATTTCGACGTGATCCGCTATGACTATTTCGGCGATGCCTCGGCCATGTTCGAGGCGTTCAAGGCCGGCGAGATCGACGTCTGGCGCGAACTGGTCGCCGCACGCTGGGAACGCAATTTCGACTTTCCCGCCATGCGCGAAGGCCGGATGGTGAAATCCGAGATCGCGCATGGCCGCCCCTCGGGGATCATGGGGCTGGTGATGAACACCCGCAACCCGCTGTTCGCCGACTGGCGGGTGCGGCAGGCGATGATCGAGGCCTTCAACTATCGCTTCATCAACATGACGCTGACCGGCGGCAAGGATCCGCGGATCACCAGCTATTTCGCCAATTCCGACCTGGCGATGCAGCCCGGCCCCGCCACCGGGCGCGAGGCCGAACTGCTGGCGCCCTTTGCCGACCAGCTGCCGCCCGGCACCATCGAGGGCTATGCCCTGCCCGAGGGCGGCGAGCGCGCCATCGACCGCAAGGGCATCCGCGCCGCGCTGGACCTGCTGGGCGAGGCCGGCTGGACCGTGCAGGAGGGCGAGCTGCGCGATGCGGAAGGCCGCCCCTTCAGCTTCGAGATCCTGCTGAACCAGTCCGGCAGCGCCATGCGCACCAGCGCCGAGATGCGGCAGATCGTCGACATCTTCGTGCAATCGCTGCGCAACCTGGGCATCCGGCCCACGGTGACGCAGCTCGATGCCGCGCAATATGTCGAGCGGACGAACAATTACCAGTTCGACATGACCTGGTATGAACGCGGGCTGTCGCTGTCGCCCGGCAACGAGCAGCGGCTCTACTGGGGCCGCGAGGGCGTGGCCAAGCCGGGCAGCCGCAACTGGATGGGCATGGACAGCCCCGCCGCCGAGACGATGATCGCCGAGATGGGTCATGCCCGCACGCATGAGGATTTCGTCGCAGCGGTCAGGGCCCTTGACCGAATCTTAACCGCCGGACGCTATGTCATCCCGGTCAGCTATTCACGGATTTCCCGCTTGGCCCATCGTGCCGACCTGGATTATCCTGAAAACACGCCGCTTTACGGTGACTGGCCCGGCTTCATGCCAGAAACCTGGTGGCAGGAGGAAAGAAAATGA
- a CDS encoding META domain-containing protein — MTRIPMISVAFAATLGLAACEPATPDVPGSTIPTGPYVLVGIGSDTVPQRNVGMTIEADGSISGQAPCNHYSAKQNAEPPAFSLGPLTTTEMACSGLAGRLETRYFQALSAADGITFEGGVLTIKGPTYLTYEPGYRKE; from the coding sequence ATGACCCGCATCCCGATGATTTCCGTGGCCTTCGCCGCCACGCTCGGCCTTGCTGCCTGCGAGCCCGCCACGCCCGACGTGCCGGGCTCGACCATTCCGACCGGCCCCTATGTGCTGGTCGGCATCGGTTCCGACACCGTGCCGCAGCGCAATGTCGGCATGACCATCGAGGCGGATGGCTCGATCTCGGGGCAGGCGCCCTGCAACCATTACTCAGCCAAGCAGAACGCCGAGCCGCCGGCCTTTTCGCTGGGGCCGCTGACCACGACGGAAATGGCCTGCAGCGGGCTGGCCGGCCGGCTTGAGACGCGCTATTTCCAGGCGCTGTCGGCGGCCGATGGCATCACCTTCGAGGGCGGCGTGCTGACCATCAAGGGGCCGACCTACCTGACCTATGAGCCGGGCTATCGCAAGGAATGA
- the dapE gene encoding succinyl-diaminopimelate desuccinylase → MTTIPDPAQLTARLIRCASVTPDEGGALVLLADLLGAAGFECHRVDREGVPNLFARWGAKGARTFGFNGHTDVVPPGDPVSWTHPPFSGHEAEGWIWGRGATDMKSGVAAFAAAAIGFVTETPPPDGAVILAITGDEEGPGKHGTRALLDWMAANGERMDVCIVGEPSNPDRMGEMIKIGRRGSMTLQIEAHGIQGHAAYPHRARNPLHALLRLLYELTEAPLDEGTEHFDPSGLQVTTVDCGNPASNVIPEQARAVINIRFNDAHSSESLDRMIRARAAAISADTKVDFAISTDVSGESFLTRPGPFVDLVAGVVREETGLTPVLSTSGGTSDARFVKDHCPVLEFGLVGHFMHQVDERVPADQVRQLARIYRRILERYFA, encoded by the coding sequence ATGACCACGATCCCCGATCCCGCCCAACTGACCGCCCGGCTGATCCGCTGCGCCTCGGTCACGCCCGACGAGGGCGGCGCGCTGGTGCTGCTGGCCGATCTGCTGGGCGCGGCGGGCTTCGAATGCCACCGCGTCGACCGCGAGGGGGTGCCGAACCTGTTCGCGCGCTGGGGGGCAAAGGGCGCACGGACCTTCGGCTTCAACGGCCATACCGACGTGGTGCCGCCCGGCGATCCGGTCAGCTGGACGCATCCGCCCTTTTCCGGGCACGAGGCCGAGGGCTGGATCTGGGGCCGCGGCGCCACCGACATGAAATCCGGCGTAGCGGCCTTCGCCGCAGCCGCCATTGGCTTCGTGACCGAGACGCCGCCGCCGGACGGCGCGGTGATCCTGGCCATCACCGGCGACGAGGAGGGGCCGGGCAAGCACGGCACCCGCGCACTGCTCGACTGGATGGCAGCCAATGGCGAGCGGATGGATGTCTGCATCGTCGGCGAGCCCTCGAATCCCGACCGCATGGGCGAGATGATCAAGATCGGCCGCCGCGGCTCGATGACCCTGCAGATCGAGGCGCATGGCATCCAGGGCCATGCCGCCTATCCGCATCGCGCCCGCAACCCGCTGCATGCGCTGCTGCGGCTGCTCTACGAGTTGACCGAGGCGCCGCTGGACGAGGGGACCGAGCATTTCGACCCCTCGGGCCTGCAGGTGACGACGGTGGATTGCGGCAACCCGGCCTCGAACGTGATCCCGGAACAGGCGCGGGCGGTGATCAACATCCGCTTCAACGACGCCCATAGCTCGGAGAGCCTCGACCGGATGATCCGCGCCCGCGCGGCGGCGATCTCGGCCGATACCAAGGTGGATTTCGCCATCTCGACCGACGTGTCGGGCGAAAGCTTCCTGACCCGGCCCGGCCCCTTCGTCGACCTGGTCGCCGGCGTGGTGCGCGAGGAGACGGGACTGACCCCGGTGCTGTCCACCTCGGGCGGTACTTCGGATGCGCGTTTCGTCAAGGATCATTGCCCGGTGCTTGAATTCGGGCTGGTGGGGCATTTCATGCATCAGGTGGACGAGCGCGTGCCGGCCGATCAGGTCCGCCAGCTCGCCCGGATCTATCGCCGCATCCTGGAGCGTTACTTCGCATGA
- a CDS encoding acyl-CoA dehydrogenase family protein — MKDMPAMPADTPSALLALAGEALPELESLQSRATEALRTLVAPSGKPQPALLEQHQHAAHALSWLATYVESIRQLTGWAGRLAEAGKLGRIEALILQIGLGEYLSQIAGGIPMSQTEFARLSDLGLDWQPGQAAAQLMRGNTAPARAELARLMQDNQGRATFGATGLDEDLEMIRDQFRRYAEERVIPNAHEWHLKDQLIPMEIIEELAELGVFGLTIPEEFGGLGLSKASMVVVTEELSRGYIGVGSLGTRSEIAAELILCGGTEEQKTKWLPKLASGEILSTAVFTEPNTGSDLGSLRTRAVRDGEDWVVTGNKTWITHAQRTHVMTLLARTDPETTDWRGLSMFLAEKIPGTDDDPFPTPGMTGGEIEVLGYRGMKEYELGFDGFRVKAENLLGGEPGRGFKQLMETFESARIQTAARAVGVAQSAAEIGMRYAIDRKQFGKSLIEFPRVADKLAMMAVEIMIARQLTYFSAWEKDHGRRCDLEAGMAKLLGARVAWAAADNALQIHGGNGFALEYAISRVLCDARILNIFEGAAEIQAQVIARRLLD; from the coding sequence ATGAAGGACATGCCCGCGATGCCAGCCGATACGCCTTCCGCCCTGCTTGCGCTTGCAGGCGAGGCCCTGCCGGAACTCGAATCCCTGCAATCCCGCGCGACCGAGGCCTTGCGCACGCTGGTCGCGCCCTCGGGCAAGCCGCAGCCGGCGCTTCTGGAACAGCACCAGCACGCCGCCCATGCGCTGTCCTGGCTGGCGACCTATGTCGAATCGATTCGCCAACTGACCGGCTGGGCCGGGCGGCTGGCCGAAGCGGGCAAGCTGGGCCGGATCGAGGCGCTGATCCTGCAGATCGGCCTGGGCGAATACCTGAGCCAGATCGCCGGCGGCATCCCGATGAGCCAGACCGAGTTCGCGCGACTCTCGGACCTGGGCCTGGACTGGCAGCCCGGCCAGGCGGCGGCCCAGCTGATGCGCGGCAACACCGCCCCGGCGCGGGCCGAACTGGCGCGGCTGATGCAGGACAACCAGGGCCGCGCCACCTTTGGCGCCACCGGGCTCGACGAGGATCTGGAGATGATCCGCGACCAGTTCCGCCGCTATGCCGAGGAACGGGTGATCCCCAACGCTCATGAATGGCACCTGAAAGACCAGTTGATCCCGATGGAGATCATCGAGGAACTGGCCGAGCTGGGCGTCTTTGGCCTGACCATCCCCGAAGAATTCGGGGGCTTGGGCCTCTCGAAGGCGTCGATGGTGGTCGTGACCGAGGAGCTGTCGCGCGGCTATATCGGCGTGGGCTCGCTGGGCACGCGCAGCGAGATCGCGGCCGAGCTGATTCTGTGCGGCGGCACCGAGGAGCAGAAGACGAAATGGCTGCCGAAGCTCGCCTCGGGCGAGATCCTGTCGACGGCGGTCTTTACCGAGCCGAATACCGGCAGCGACCTGGGCAGCCTGCGCACGCGGGCGGTCAGGGACGGCGAGGATTGGGTCGTCACCGGCAACAAGACCTGGATCACCCATGCGCAGCGCACCCATGTCATGACGCTGCTGGCGCGCACCGATCCCGAGACGACGGATTGGCGCGGGCTGTCGATGTTCCTGGCCGAGAAGATCCCCGGCACCGACGACGATCCCTTCCCGACCCCCGGCATGACCGGCGGCGAGATCGAGGTCTTGGGCTATCGCGGCATGAAGGAATACGAGCTCGGCTTCGACGGTTTCCGGGTGAAGGCCGAGAATCTGCTGGGCGGCGAGCCGGGGCGCGGTTTCAAGCAGTTGATGGAGACCTTTGAATCGGCGCGCATCCAGACCGCCGCCCGTGCCGTGGGCGTGGCGCAATCGGCGGCCGAGATCGGCATGCGCTATGCCATCGACCGCAAGCAGTTTGGCAAGTCGCTGATTGAATTCCCGCGCGTCGCCGACAAGCTGGCGATGATGGCGGTCGAGATCATGATCGCCCGGCAGCTGACCTATTTCAGCGCCTGGGAAAAGGACCACGGCCGGCGCTGCGACCTCGAGGCCGGGATGGCCAAGCTGCTCGGCGCCCGCGTTGCCTGGGCGGCGGCGGACAATGCCTTGCAGATCCACGGCGGCAACGGCTTTGCGCTGGAATACGCCATCAGCCGCGTTCTGTGCGATGCACGCATCCTCAACATCTTCGAGGGCGCGGCCGAGATCCAGGCCCAGGTTATTGCACGCAGGCTACTGGACTAG
- a CDS encoding META domain-containing protein, which produces MLALSLGLAACGAEPDAAAQIPGEYTLIAVEGVEVSGTPTLRIAEDGAVSGQGPCNLFTGRNNATLPALDLGALATTRRACLQEGGEHAFFQALGAVREARREGEELVMTGPDVTIRWRAAAQ; this is translated from the coding sequence ATGCTGGCGCTGTCCCTGGGATTGGCCGCCTGTGGTGCGGAACCGGACGCCGCCGCGCAGATCCCCGGCGAATATACGTTGATCGCGGTGGAGGGTGTCGAGGTTTCGGGCACGCCCACCCTGCGCATCGCCGAGGACGGCGCGGTCTCGGGGCAGGGGCCCTGCAACCTGTTCACCGGCCGCAACAACGCGACATTGCCGGCGCTGGACCTGGGCGCGTTGGCCACGACGCGCCGCGCCTGCCTGCAAGAAGGCGGCGAACATGCGTTCTTCCAGGCGCTCGGCGCGGTGCGCGAGGCCAGGCGCGAGGGCGAGGAACTGGTGATGACCGGCCCGGACGTCACGATCCGCTGGCGGGCCGCGGCGCAGTAA
- a CDS encoding GNAT family N-acetyltransferase, with protein MIEKTTDLDTCRAIRRAVFIVEQNVPEAEEWDGRDGEAIHLLARDDSGRALGTARILVQGATGKIGRVAVLQSARGTGVGAALIRAALEELRAMPGVTRAKLGAQTHAIGFYERLGFAAYGPEYDDAGIPHRDMALEL; from the coding sequence ATGATCGAGAAGACCACCGACCTCGACACCTGCCGCGCCATCCGCCGCGCAGTTTTCATCGTCGAGCAGAACGTCCCCGAGGCCGAGGAATGGGACGGCCGCGACGGCGAGGCGATCCACCTGCTGGCGCGGGATGACAGCGGCCGGGCCCTGGGCACCGCCCGCATCCTGGTCCAGGGCGCGACCGGCAAGATCGGCCGCGTCGCGGTGCTGCAATCCGCGCGGGGCACCGGGGTCGGCGCGGCGCTGATCCGCGCGGCGCTTGAGGAATTGCGCGCCATGCCCGGCGTCACCCGCGCCAAGCTGGGCGCCCAGACCCATGCCATCGGCTTTTACGAAAGGCTGGGCTTTGCCGCCTACGGCCCCGAATACGACGATGCCGGCATCCCGCACCGGGACATGGCGCTGGAGCTTTGA